From Rhopalosiphum padi isolate XX-2018 chromosome 2, ASM2088224v1, whole genome shotgun sequence:
AGTTATAAGTAACGCACATTACGTAACTACCCAACACTGCCTCTGgtactatgtatattaatattatttgtaaaatgattaactatgaatgtatttaaattctagtctttaaaatcaaaacacggagtgttttgtttttttgatacAAGATGCTAGAGAAACCAAAGAAATTGAAATGCCTGAAAGATATGCTAATACATTTGTACTGAAAGTAATTATctagcattataatttataaatattaatgtgttatatataacattataaataacttattatttaatttgtataaaataaattataaattatcattcttgtatatatttatataggatgAAAACAATGTTGAATATATAATTGATGCCTTAAGTCCAGAAGAAATGCGTCAATGGCTTGCAACTGTAAAATATTGCATGCGTAAACGTGATGGTTTACATGATGATATAaggtgataataaattataatatgaatatacttattttcttaaaaattggtAAGCGATGATTGAaacttatgaatttattttgtatagtattattggCAGTATTGATGGTGTGTTAGATTCATCAGCTGCACATTCAAATGAAACATTATTAAGCTCACCTCAGAGTTCCactaataatttagatattattgtaaataatgatattggtaagaattaattaaaatgatagtAGATTATTGTAGTTACAAATTACTAATTTGTGTATGAATAAtgcattttactattaattttttttttgtcaaagaaAATGATATATCGTCATCACTTCGCCTTTATCCATGGTTTCATGGTATGCTAGCTCGATCTGATGCTACTAATTTAGTGTCACACTTGGGCACTAATGGACATGGAATGTTTCTAGTCAGACAGTCTGAAACCCGAAAGGGTGAATATGTGttgacatttaattttaaggGAAAACCaaaggtattattaatatttaggtataatatttaaacttatcaTGCCTCATAGAGCTCTACCAGTGATATTATAAACGCAGTATGTGctctaacaatataataataataataataataattaaaaaatttttttatactccacaatataaataattttgatttttagaatacatatttataattttatttttttaatttggttagttaaattaaaatataattccatAATTCTATCGATAAAATTAAAGCCTAAATGTACTtgggtataaataattaattaaacattttactgaTACTGTAGAATGCAGTTTTGGTATGTCGCCTATTGTTCTGTTGTTAGAACAAATTTTGCAGTAGAGCAAACTATACCATGATagctaattatttatataattaactttcaacatacatttcacatttatacatgatacattttatttttagcatttAAGAATGACATTAAACGACCAAGGACACTGTCGAGTACAACATCTATCATTTCCTAGTATTCAAGATATGCTTGAACATTTTCAAACGCATTTAATACCTTTGGAGAATGGTGGACCTGGCGATGTAACTCTCAGagattatatactaaatacccCAATTAAATATGGTGTGTTTCCAAGCAATaccaatattgaatttattgttattactcgTGATCCAAATGCCCCACTACCTCAGAGTATGGATCATGGACTTCGACCTTCAGCACCTCAACTATATAGAGAAGTATGTATACATCTTATATACAGTGGCATATATAGGGGTGGTTAGGGGTTAAAACTTCAAAACCCCCCTGAAATGTATGATTGGTACAggcattgattttgattgtataattaattggaatttaagaatggaaGTTTTTTAACCCTtcctgaaattaatttctatatatgCCACTGttgctatacatttataaacatatctaattgctattaaaaactatatttttatagttt
This genomic window contains:
- the LOC132921993 gene encoding LOW QUALITY PROTEIN: SH2B adapter protein 2 (The sequence of the model RefSeq protein was modified relative to this genomic sequence to represent the inferred CDS: deleted 1 base in 1 codon): MNHANNWIDLCDEQARANAELLVSSFSSQPSTRQEVLGHYIKVFAAHFKRECDRYNWPDNDSGNSDSDTESMITVKKKPFFRRMSFRALRPLFHKQHSDEVELDAASIMSQRPIKCKKKLAKIIVECRKEGIVNYRLGETFDGGEPRWEKARLALVKNTDGYTLEFYCPPKSLKSKHGVFCFLIQDARETKEIEMPERYANTFVLKDENNVEYIIDALSPEEMRQWLATVKYCMRKRDGLHDDISIIGSIDGVLDSSAAHSNETLLSSPQSSTNNLDIIVNNDIENDISSSLRLYPWFHGMLARSDATNLVSHLGTNGHGMFLVRQSETRKGEYVLTFNFKGKPKHLRMTLNDQGHCRVQHLSFPSIQDMLEHFQTHLIPLENGGPGDVTLRDYILNTPIKYGVFPSNTNIEFIVITRDPNAPLPQSMDHGLRPSAPQLYREFKTMLAPIRTKTKDLQTDFTNRSTPEPGLGNVVRAVNNQYTLR